Proteins encoded together in one Thermomonospora curvata DSM 43183 window:
- a CDS encoding endonuclease/exonuclease/phosphatase family protein gives MRRLRVLSYNIRSMRDDRAALVRVIRACAADLVCLQEVPRLAPTWRARRRALAARTGLTVACGRRAAGLAVLAGRRVRLHHAEHHLLSRVPGLHRRGLALVVAEIAGARVIVADTHLDLDASARLAHTAELLALLKRARDRYEAPVVLCGDINEEPEGPSWNALTGFFTDAYAAAPRGPAATYSSRRPARRIDGIFTDPRIEVLGCGLPPGPAPAADYPRASDHLPVLAELRLPP, from the coding sequence GTGAGAAGGCTGCGGGTCCTCAGCTACAACATCCGCTCCATGCGGGACGACCGGGCGGCGCTGGTGCGGGTGATCCGCGCCTGCGCCGCCGACCTGGTGTGCCTGCAGGAGGTGCCGCGCCTGGCCCCCACCTGGCGGGCCAGGCGGCGGGCGCTGGCCGCCCGCACCGGGCTGACCGTGGCCTGCGGGCGGCGCGCCGCCGGGCTGGCGGTGCTGGCCGGGCGGCGCGTCCGCCTCCACCACGCCGAGCACCACCTGCTCAGCCGCGTCCCCGGCCTGCACCGCCGGGGCCTGGCGCTGGTCGTGGCGGAGATCGCCGGCGCCCGCGTGATCGTCGCCGACACCCACCTGGACCTGGACGCCTCCGCCCGCCTGGCGCACACCGCCGAACTGCTCGCCCTGCTGAAGCGGGCCCGCGACCGCTACGAGGCCCCCGTGGTGCTGTGCGGCGACATCAACGAAGAACCCGAAGGCCCGTCCTGGAATGCGCTGACCGGTTTCTTCACCGACGCCTACGCCGCCGCCCCGCGCGGTCCCGCCGCCACCTATTCCTCCCGCCGCCCGGCCAGGCGCATCGACGGGATCTTCACCGATCCCCGCATCGAGGTGCTCGGCTGCGGCCTGCCCCCCGGCCCCGCGCCGGCCGCCGACTACCCCCGGGCCA
- a CDS encoding ROK family glucokinase gives MALTIGVDVGGTKVAAGVVDDRGRILEKVRRPTPSTDPRQTAEVIAEVVDLLKGKYPEVEAVGLGAAGFVDEARATVLFAPNLAWRDEPIKGKVEELVGLPVVVENDANATAWGEFRFGAGRGERFLVLVALGTGIGGGIIVDGRLYRGRFGIGGEIGHLRMVPDGRRCGCGNRGCWEQYASGNALVHEARDLARVAPLMASRLLELGGGSPEGIRGPEVTQAAREGDRAALECFRTVAGWVGRGLADLTAILDPGAFIIGGGLSDAGDLLLEPVRDAYEAVVTGVGYRPLPDIRIAELGSDAGLVGAADLARQR, from the coding sequence ATGGCGCTGACCATCGGCGTGGATGTGGGAGGCACCAAGGTCGCGGCGGGGGTGGTCGACGACCGCGGGCGGATTCTGGAGAAGGTGCGCAGGCCCACCCCCTCCACCGACCCCCGGCAGACCGCCGAGGTCATCGCCGAGGTGGTCGATCTCCTCAAGGGCAAGTACCCCGAGGTCGAGGCGGTCGGGCTGGGCGCGGCCGGGTTCGTCGACGAGGCCCGCGCCACCGTGTTGTTCGCCCCCAACCTGGCCTGGCGGGACGAGCCGATCAAAGGCAAGGTCGAGGAGCTGGTCGGGCTGCCGGTGGTGGTGGAGAACGACGCCAACGCCACCGCCTGGGGCGAGTTCCGCTTCGGCGCCGGACGCGGCGAGCGCTTCCTGGTGCTGGTGGCGCTGGGCACCGGCATCGGCGGCGGCATCATCGTCGACGGCCGGCTGTACCGGGGACGGTTCGGCATCGGCGGGGAGATCGGCCACCTGCGGATGGTGCCCGACGGCCGCCGCTGCGGCTGCGGCAACCGCGGCTGCTGGGAGCAGTACGCCAGCGGCAACGCCCTCGTCCACGAGGCCCGCGACCTGGCCCGGGTCGCCCCGCTGATGGCCTCCCGGCTGCTGGAGCTGGGCGGGGGCTCCCCGGAGGGCATCCGCGGCCCGGAGGTCACCCAGGCCGCCCGCGAGGGGGACCGGGCCGCGCTGGAGTGCTTCCGCACCGTGGCCGGCTGGGTCGGGCGGGGCCTGGCCGACCTGACCGCGATCTTGGACCCGGGGGCGTTCATCATCGGCGGCGGGCTGTCGGACGCCGGGGACCTGCTGCTGGAGCCGGTCCGCGACGCCTATGAGGCCGTGGTCACCGGGGTCGGCTACCGTCCGCTGCCCGACATCCGGATCGCCGAGCTCGGCTCCGACGCCGGGCTGGTGGGCGCCGCCGACCTGGCCCGCCAGCGCTGA
- a CDS encoding SRPBCC family protein, producing the protein MAERTSASITIAADREKVMEVIADLPAYPQWAGGIREVQVLETGPDGRPAKARLTIDAGPIKDTYGLAYHWGEQEVSWELVEKGGVVSGLRGSYRLAETEGGTQVTYELAVDVRVPMIGMLRRRGEKMIIEAALKGLKGYVER; encoded by the coding sequence ATGGCCGAGCGCACCAGTGCCTCCATCACCATCGCGGCGGACCGGGAAAAGGTCATGGAGGTCATCGCCGACCTGCCGGCCTATCCCCAGTGGGCCGGGGGGATCCGCGAGGTTCAGGTGCTGGAGACCGGCCCGGACGGACGTCCGGCCAAGGCCCGGCTGACCATCGACGCCGGCCCGATCAAGGACACCTACGGCCTGGCCTACCACTGGGGCGAGCAGGAGGTGAGCTGGGAGCTGGTGGAAAAGGGCGGCGTGGTCTCCGGTCTGCGCGGCTCCTACCGGCTCGCCGAGACCGAGGGCGGCACGCAGGTCACCTACGAGCTGGCGGTGGACGTGCGGGTGCCGATGATCGGGATGCTCCGCCGCAGAGGCGAGAAGATGATCATTGAAGCGGCGTTGAAGGGACTCAAAGGATATGTCGAGCGCTGA
- a CDS encoding metallophosphoesterase family protein, translated as MRIHVVSDVHGNVDALRRAGEGADVFICLGDLILFIDYADHGQGIFAELFGQENADRFIALRTEKRFAEAREFSRRLWDSLEGGAWPHIERAVRRQYAALFEAMPSPAYLTYGNVDLPQMWGDYLREGHRVLDGEVAEIGGLRFGFVGGGLRTVYRTPNEIDDEEYAAKVAAVGEVDVLCCHIPPAVPDLLYDTVARRFERGSEAVLEAIHRTRPRYVLFGHVHQPLAKRMRIGRTECVNVGHFRAAGVPYVLEL; from the coding sequence ATGCGGATCCATGTGGTGAGCGATGTCCACGGCAACGTGGACGCGCTCAGGCGGGCCGGCGAGGGCGCGGACGTCTTCATCTGCCTGGGCGACCTCATCTTGTTCATCGACTACGCGGACCACGGGCAGGGCATCTTCGCCGAGCTGTTCGGCCAGGAGAACGCCGACCGCTTCATCGCGCTGCGCACCGAGAAGCGCTTTGCGGAGGCCCGCGAGTTCTCCCGCAGACTGTGGGATTCGCTGGAGGGCGGGGCCTGGCCGCACATCGAACGGGCGGTGCGCCGCCAGTACGCCGCCCTCTTCGAGGCCATGCCGAGCCCGGCCTACCTCACCTACGGCAACGTCGACCTCCCCCAGATGTGGGGGGACTACCTGCGCGAGGGCCACCGGGTGCTGGACGGGGAGGTCGCCGAGATCGGCGGGCTGCGCTTCGGGTTCGTCGGCGGCGGGCTGCGCACCGTCTACCGCACGCCGAACGAGATCGACGATGAGGAGTACGCCGCCAAGGTGGCCGCCGTCGGCGAGGTGGACGTCTTGTGCTGCCACATCCCCCCGGCCGTCCCCGACCTGCTCTATGACACCGTCGCGCGCCGCTTCGAACGCGGCAGCGAGGCCGTCTTGGAGGCCATCCACCGCACCCGGCCCCGGTACGTGCTGTTCGGTCACGTGCACCAGCCGCTGGCAAAGCGGATGCGGATAGGCCGTACCGAGTGCGTCAACGTGGGCCACTTCCGCGCCGCCGGCGTGCCGTACGTGCTGGAGCTGTGA
- a CDS encoding AMP-dependent synthetase/ligase yields MREFSAPLMVEVPESTNLTDALFSRARSNPGQVVLRRKSGDSWSPVTASQFVAEVSGAAKGLIAAGIEPGDRVALLSRTRYEWTLLDYAIWAVGAVTVPIYETSSAEQIEWIVTDSGAKALIIETAEHAARVDEIADKPAHLKHVWRIDDGAVAALTKLGAEVSDETLEERRTGRTGADLATLIYTSGTTGRPKGCELSHGNFVVTTRNAIKGALSEVAMEGSSTLLFLPLAHVFARLIQVACIESGIVLGHSDIPNLLPDLASFKPTFLLAVPRVFEKVYNGAEQKAIAGGKGKIFKAAADTAIAYSKALDAPGGPGLGLKLKRKVFDLLVYRKLREAVGGQVKYAVSGGAALGERLGHFFRGVGIVILEGYGLTETTAPVSVNRPSALRVGTVGQPVPGVTVRIADDGEILVKGVNVMQGYWANETATKEAIEDGWFHTGDIGTMDADGFLKITGRKKEILVTAGGKNVAPAPLEDRLRAHPLISQCVVIGDGRKFISALITLDNEALGPWAQAHGKPADMTIEQLRQDPDVRAAIDAAVAEANKSVSRAESIRKYRILDVDFSEASGHLTPSLKVKRDRVIKDFAAEIEAIYSEDDAEANKS; encoded by the coding sequence GTGCGCGAGTTCAGCGCCCCCTTGATGGTGGAGGTGCCCGAATCCACCAACCTGACCGACGCGCTCTTCTCCCGCGCCCGCAGCAACCCCGGTCAGGTCGTGCTCCGCCGCAAGTCCGGCGACTCCTGGAGTCCGGTCACCGCCTCCCAGTTCGTCGCCGAGGTCTCCGGTGCGGCCAAAGGCCTCATCGCCGCCGGCATCGAGCCCGGCGACCGGGTGGCCCTGCTGTCGCGCACCCGCTATGAGTGGACGCTGCTGGACTATGCGATCTGGGCGGTCGGCGCCGTCACCGTCCCCATCTATGAGACCTCCTCCGCCGAGCAGATCGAGTGGATCGTCACCGACTCCGGCGCCAAGGCATTGATCATCGAGACCGCCGAGCACGCGGCCCGGGTCGATGAGATCGCCGACAAGCCGGCGCATCTGAAGCACGTGTGGCGCATCGACGACGGCGCCGTGGCCGCGCTGACCAAGCTGGGCGCCGAGGTCTCCGACGAGACGCTGGAGGAGCGCCGCACCGGCCGCACCGGGGCCGACCTGGCCACCCTCATCTACACCTCCGGCACCACCGGGCGGCCCAAGGGCTGCGAGCTCAGCCACGGCAACTTCGTGGTGACCACCCGCAACGCCATCAAGGGCGCGCTCAGCGAGGTCGCCATGGAGGGCTCCTCCACGCTGCTGTTCCTGCCGCTGGCGCACGTGTTCGCCCGGCTGATCCAGGTGGCCTGCATCGAGTCGGGGATCGTGCTGGGCCACAGCGACATCCCCAACCTGCTGCCCGACCTGGCCTCCTTCAAGCCGACCTTCCTGCTGGCGGTGCCGCGGGTGTTCGAGAAGGTCTACAACGGCGCCGAGCAGAAGGCCATCGCCGGCGGCAAGGGCAAGATCTTCAAGGCCGCGGCCGACACCGCCATCGCCTACAGCAAGGCGCTGGACGCCCCCGGCGGGCCGGGCCTGGGCCTCAAGCTCAAGCGCAAGGTGTTCGACCTGCTGGTCTACCGCAAGCTGCGGGAGGCGGTCGGCGGCCAGGTCAAGTACGCCGTCTCCGGCGGCGCGGCCCTCGGCGAGCGGCTGGGGCACTTCTTCCGCGGCGTCGGCATCGTGATCCTGGAGGGCTACGGCCTGACCGAGACCACCGCCCCGGTCAGCGTCAACCGGCCCAGCGCGCTGCGCGTCGGCACGGTCGGCCAGCCGGTCCCCGGCGTCACCGTCCGGATCGCCGACGACGGGGAGATCCTCGTCAAGGGCGTCAACGTGATGCAGGGCTACTGGGCCAACGAGACGGCCACCAAGGAGGCCATCGAGGACGGCTGGTTCCACACCGGCGACATCGGCACCATGGACGCCGACGGCTTCTTGAAGATCACCGGCCGCAAGAAGGAGATCCTGGTGACCGCGGGCGGCAAGAACGTGGCGCCCGCCCCGCTGGAGGACCGGCTGCGCGCCCACCCGCTGATCAGCCAGTGCGTGGTGATCGGCGACGGCCGCAAGTTCATCAGCGCCCTGATCACCCTCGACAACGAGGCCCTCGGCCCGTGGGCGCAGGCCCACGGCAAGCCCGCGGACATGACCATCGAGCAGCTCCGGCAGGACCCGGACGTGCGCGCCGCCATCGACGCGGCGGTGGCCGAGGCCAACAAGAGCGTCAGCCGGGCCGAGTCGATCCGCAAGTACCGGATCCTGGATGTGGACTTCAGCGAGGCCAGCGGGCACCTGACCCCCTCGCTGAAGGTCAAGCGGGACCGGGTGATCAAGGACTTCGCCGCCGAGATCGAGGCCATCTACAGCGAGGACGACGCCGAGGCGAACAAGTCCTGA
- a CDS encoding NAD(P)H-binding protein, translating into MHVVIAGGHGKIALRLARLLAAQDVRVTGLIRNPDHAEDVRRAGARPQVCDLERVSVEEVAAHLEGADAAVFAAGAGPGSGAARKDTVDRAASVLLADAAERTGVRRFLQISAMGADRLPRPGSDEVWAAYITAKGRAEADLRARDLDWLILRPGRLTDAPGTGLVTLAEPEVGRAEVTRDDVAAVLAALLHAPAVRRRTLELVNGTTPIEEAVAALAA; encoded by the coding sequence ATGCACGTTGTGATCGCCGGGGGCCATGGGAAGATCGCGCTGCGGCTGGCCAGGCTGCTGGCCGCGCAGGACGTCCGGGTGACGGGCCTCATCCGCAACCCCGATCACGCCGAGGACGTCCGCCGGGCCGGTGCCCGGCCTCAGGTGTGCGACCTGGAGCGCGTCTCGGTGGAAGAGGTCGCCGCCCACCTGGAGGGCGCCGACGCGGCCGTCTTCGCCGCCGGAGCCGGCCCCGGCAGCGGCGCCGCCCGCAAGGACACCGTGGACCGCGCGGCCTCGGTGCTGCTGGCCGACGCCGCCGAACGCACCGGGGTGCGCCGCTTCCTGCAGATCTCCGCGATGGGCGCGGACCGCCTGCCGCGGCCCGGCAGCGATGAGGTCTGGGCCGCCTACATCACGGCCAAGGGCCGGGCCGAGGCCGACCTGCGCGCCCGCGACCTGGACTGGCTGATCCTGCGGCCCGGCAGGCTCACCGACGCTCCCGGCACCGGCCTGGTCACGCTGGCCGAGCCGGAGGTGGGCCGCGCCGAGGTGACCCGCGACGACGTGGCCGCCGTGCTGGCCGCGCTGCTGCACGCCCCGGCGGTGCGCCGCCGCACCCTCGAACTGGTCAACGGCACCACCCCGATCGAAGAGGCCGTGGCCGCCCTGGCCGCCTAG
- a CDS encoding DUF1996 domain-containing protein → MRRTKGTALLVPALALVAVAAQMPAGAMAAATLTRPPAPDPWGDGTQEADLGGHGAHLQRAAGPGDHGRGRGQAPQEEQSPAPEQPGDAGRDAGQGQDPSQQDPGQDQDQGLDQGDGQDDGLGQDQGAGQEGDAGQEQGAGQGGDAGQGQGAGQDQGQDAGAGRPPEGPRAEDFIDIRSVQPNVRRVRPSRGGSTGTFTSRCGRNENGHYNSDNFIVAPGVVNGAHHTHDYVGNLSTDGFSTNESLAAAGTTCARGDRSTYFWPVMRLRSDADRNQNDQSAADGNIGRIVVPSSVSLQFRGNPRSKVTAMPRFLRVITGDAKAATNGTANARAQWTCTGFTDRIVTDKYPLCPRGSRLVRILDFPSCWDGRNTDSADHRTHIVFPDASGACPAGTRAVPQLRITLTYRLPGRAQAFALDSFPEQLHAPITDHADFANVMPDNLMRFAVTCINNGRNC, encoded by the coding sequence ATGCGACGCACGAAAGGCACGGCCCTGCTGGTGCCCGCGCTGGCCCTGGTCGCGGTGGCGGCGCAGATGCCCGCCGGCGCCATGGCCGCGGCCACTTTGACACGGCCTCCCGCGCCGGACCCCTGGGGAGACGGAACGCAGGAGGCCGACCTGGGCGGACACGGCGCGCACCTGCAGCGGGCGGCGGGGCCGGGTGACCACGGCCGCGGTCGTGGGCAGGCGCCGCAGGAGGAGCAGAGCCCCGCCCCGGAGCAGCCCGGTGATGCGGGCCGGGACGCCGGGCAGGGTCAGGACCCCTCCCAGCAGGACCCTGGCCAAGACCAAGACCAAGGGCTGGACCAGGGCGACGGCCAGGACGACGGCCTCGGCCAGGATCAGGGCGCAGGGCAGGAGGGCGACGCCGGCCAGGAGCAGGGAGCCGGGCAGGGCGGCGATGCCGGCCAGGGGCAGGGCGCGGGGCAGGATCAGGGACAGGACGCCGGCGCGGGGCGGCCGCCGGAGGGGCCGCGCGCCGAGGACTTCATCGACATCCGCAGCGTGCAGCCCAACGTCCGGCGGGTGCGTCCCTCGCGCGGAGGTTCCACCGGCACGTTCACCTCTCGTTGCGGACGCAACGAGAACGGTCACTACAACTCCGATAACTTCATCGTCGCGCCCGGGGTGGTCAACGGCGCCCACCACACCCACGACTATGTGGGCAACCTGTCCACCGACGGGTTCTCCACCAATGAGAGCCTGGCGGCCGCCGGCACCACCTGCGCCCGCGGCGACAGGTCCACCTACTTTTGGCCGGTGATGCGGCTGCGCAGCGACGCCGACCGCAACCAGAACGACCAGAGCGCCGCCGATGGCAACATCGGCCGGATCGTGGTGCCCTCTTCGGTGTCGCTGCAGTTCCGCGGCAACCCGCGCAGCAAGGTCACCGCGATGCCAAGGTTCTTGCGCGTCATCACCGGGGACGCCAAGGCCGCCACCAACGGCACCGCCAACGCCCGGGCCCAGTGGACCTGCACCGGTTTCACCGACCGGATCGTGACCGACAAATACCCCTTGTGCCCGCGCGGCAGCCGCCTGGTGCGGATCTTGGACTTCCCCAGCTGCTGGGACGGGCGCAACACCGACAGCGCCGACCACCGCACCCACATCGTCTTCCCCGACGCCTCGGGCGCCTGCCCGGCCGGCACGCGGGCGGTGCCCCAGCTGCGGATCACACTGACCTACCGGCTGCCGGGCCGGGCACAGGCGTTCGCGCTCGACAGCTTCCCCGAGCAGCTGCACGCCCCGATCACCGACCACGCCGACTTCGCCAACGTCATGCCCGACAACCTGATGCGCTTTGCGGTCACCTGCATCAACAACGGCCGCAACTGCTGA
- a CDS encoding DUF4142 domain-containing protein translates to MVFLAVAVVAAGAALFMVLSPPGTPLDGDSLTGVSSGTVQTRWGPLSDQDRELLVSVRRAGLWEAPSGQQAQQRAASPKVKEIGGKIATEHLELDQDVRQVAQQLDVVLPSEPNRDQKQWMAELSALSGEEYDRHFVYRLRAAHGKVFSLIAKVRANTQNSLVRDFSARANAAVLRHMTYLESTGLVDYSAVAS, encoded by the coding sequence ATGGTGTTCCTGGCGGTCGCGGTGGTGGCCGCGGGGGCCGCGTTGTTCATGGTGCTGAGCCCGCCGGGCACTCCCCTGGACGGGGACTCCCTGACCGGGGTGTCCTCCGGGACGGTGCAGACCCGCTGGGGACCGCTGAGCGACCAGGACCGGGAGCTGCTCGTGAGCGTGCGGCGGGCCGGGCTGTGGGAGGCGCCGTCCGGGCAGCAGGCGCAGCAGCGGGCGGCCAGCCCGAAGGTCAAGGAGATCGGCGGCAAGATCGCCACCGAGCATCTGGAACTCGACCAGGACGTGCGCCAGGTGGCCCAGCAGCTGGACGTGGTGCTGCCCAGCGAGCCGAACCGCGATCAAAAGCAGTGGATGGCCGAGCTGTCGGCGCTCTCGGGCGAGGAGTACGACCGGCACTTCGTGTACCGGCTGCGCGCCGCGCACGGCAAGGTCTTCTCCCTCATCGCCAAGGTCCGCGCCAACACGCAAAACAGCTTGGTGCGCGACTTCTCCGCCCGGGCCAACGCCGCCGTGCTCCGGCACATGACCTACCTGGAGAGCACCGGCCTGGTGGATTACTCGGCAGTTGCTTCCTGA
- a CDS encoding M23 family metallopeptidase, whose product MRPPRYPRRSADGLTAASIAVVFAVGLATLAAWESSLLTGEFVGASSAAAAERGKGSAAARPRPDASRSQRPARPAEQDLSDQVNELALRLRGPDARRSYGGESGGKGAPLTGVIRFSPDRTWALGSTVIPVPEDREAMPQAALYVAQRTAGRWQIALSGTAEFDALLARAPAQLMPPGERRALARFSAGAARPAAPTRLMLPWRIGQSWLMTAAPATGRPARPLGLVAFRGGDGRVLAAGPGRFYRLCATRDGGGMVMVIHPDGRATTYYNLTGIPKIPDGGAVARGTPLGRIGTDRPCGGAPVDRPQVQFGLRSGNDDLPLEGVTLGGWTFREQASPLVGWAERGPLQVLPGGLLRNFGPQPPPPAAPKEEPRPDVTPEPDPSDRPGTGRQDESSPDNQESDASGEQQQ is encoded by the coding sequence GTGCGCCCGCCCCGCTACCCGCGCCGGTCGGCCGACGGGCTGACGGCCGCGTCGATCGCCGTGGTCTTCGCAGTCGGCCTGGCGACCTTGGCCGCGTGGGAGAGCAGCCTGCTGACCGGCGAGTTCGTCGGCGCCTCCAGCGCCGCGGCGGCCGAGCGCGGCAAGGGTTCGGCCGCGGCGCGGCCCCGCCCGGACGCCTCGCGCTCCCAGCGCCCGGCCCGCCCCGCCGAACAGGACCTCAGCGACCAGGTCAACGAGCTGGCTCTGCGGCTGCGCGGCCCGGACGCCCGGCGTTCCTATGGCGGGGAGTCCGGCGGCAAAGGCGCGCCGCTGACCGGGGTGATCCGCTTCAGCCCAGACCGCACCTGGGCGCTCGGCAGCACGGTGATCCCCGTCCCCGAGGACCGCGAGGCGATGCCGCAGGCCGCGCTGTATGTGGCGCAGCGGACGGCGGGCCGCTGGCAGATCGCGCTGTCGGGCACCGCGGAGTTCGACGCGCTGCTGGCCAGGGCGCCGGCGCAGCTGATGCCGCCCGGGGAGCGGCGGGCGCTGGCCCGCTTCAGCGCCGGCGCAGCCCGGCCGGCCGCGCCCACGCGGCTGATGCTGCCGTGGCGGATCGGCCAGAGCTGGCTGATGACCGCCGCCCCGGCGACCGGCCGGCCGGCCCGGCCGCTGGGCCTGGTGGCCTTCCGGGGCGGCGACGGCCGGGTGCTGGCCGCCGGCCCGGGACGCTTCTACCGGCTCTGCGCCACCCGGGACGGCGGCGGCATGGTGATGGTGATCCATCCCGACGGCCGGGCCACCACCTACTACAACCTGACCGGCATTCCCAAGATCCCCGATGGCGGCGCCGTGGCCCGGGGCACGCCGCTGGGGAGGATCGGCACCGACCGGCCGTGCGGGGGCGCACCGGTCGACCGGCCCCAGGTGCAGTTCGGGCTGCGCAGCGGCAACGACGACCTGCCGCTGGAGGGCGTGACGCTGGGCGGGTGGACCTTCCGGGAGCAGGCCAGCCCGCTGGTCGGCTGGGCCGAGCGCGGCCCGCTGCAGGTCCTGCCGGGCGGGCTGCTGCGCAACTTCGGCCCCCAGCCCCCGCCTCCCGCCGCCCCCAAGGAGGAGCCGCGGCCGGACGTCACGCCCGAACCCGACCCGTCCGACCGTCCCGGAACAGGCCGGCAGGACGAATCTTCCCCGGACAACCAGGAGAGTGATGCCAGTGGAGAGCAGCAACAGTGA
- a CDS encoding ATP-binding protein, which yields MANERVHRRAFKGEPAELAKVRSFATAALRGCSVLDDAVLLIDEVTANAIVHTRSATIEVALRHVGDVVRGEVHDAGSDTVPAPRPDSDGESGRGLLIVDLLAKQWGTRRTAAGRLVWFELHDPGCAIRSTAST from the coding sequence GTGGCGAACGAGCGGGTTCACCGCAGAGCCTTCAAGGGAGAACCGGCGGAACTCGCCAAGGTGCGCAGCTTCGCCACGGCGGCGCTGCGCGGCTGTTCCGTCCTGGACGACGCCGTGCTCCTCATCGACGAGGTCACCGCCAACGCCATCGTCCACACCCGCTCGGCGACCATCGAGGTGGCGCTGCGCCATGTGGGGGACGTGGTGCGCGGCGAGGTCCACGACGCCGGCTCCGACACCGTCCCGGCCCCCCGGCCCGACTCCGACGGCGAAAGCGGCCGCGGCCTGCTCATCGTGGACCTGCTCGCCAAGCAGTGGGGGACCCGCCGCACGGCCGCGGGCAGGCTGGTGTGGTTCGAGCTGCACGACCCGGGCTGCGCCATCCGATCGACCGCCTCCACCTAG
- a CDS encoding glycosyltransferase family 4 protein, with the protein MTKTLVVTNDFPPRPGGIQTFVHNLVLRRPPGSVVVYAPSWKGAAAFDAAQPFPVVRHPTSLMLPEPSVLRRAEQLLRSEGCDSVLFGAAAPLGLLAAALRRRGAGRLVGITHGHEAGWAALPVARRLLRRIGDDLDVLTYLGGYTRSRLAAALSPQAAARMARLAPGVDERLFHRGAGGADIRRRYGLADRPVAVCVSRLVPRKGQDTLIRAWPAVLRRVPEAALLLVGGGPYRPELQRLAERCGVAGSVVFTGSVPWEELPAHYDAGDVFAMPCRTRRRGLDVEGLGIVYLEASATGLPVVAGNSGGAPDAVLDGETGVVVDGRSVPAVAEAVGDLLADPERARKMGEQGRAWVEREWRWEVQAARLGELLA; encoded by the coding sequence ATGACCAAGACTTTGGTGGTGACCAATGACTTCCCGCCCCGTCCCGGTGGGATCCAGACGTTCGTGCACAATCTCGTGCTGCGCCGCCCCCCGGGTTCGGTGGTGGTGTACGCGCCCTCGTGGAAAGGCGCGGCGGCCTTCGACGCCGCCCAGCCGTTCCCGGTGGTGCGGCATCCCACCTCGCTGATGCTGCCGGAGCCGTCGGTGCTGCGCCGGGCCGAGCAGCTGCTGCGCTCGGAAGGGTGCGACTCGGTGCTGTTCGGCGCCGCCGCCCCCCTCGGGTTGCTGGCCGCGGCGCTGCGGCGCCGCGGCGCCGGGCGGCTGGTCGGGATCACCCACGGGCACGAGGCCGGGTGGGCGGCGCTGCCGGTGGCGCGGCGGCTGCTGCGCCGCATCGGCGACGACCTGGACGTGCTGACCTACCTGGGGGGCTACACCCGCTCCCGGCTGGCCGCGGCGCTGTCGCCGCAAGCCGCCGCCCGGATGGCGCGCCTGGCGCCCGGGGTGGACGAGCGGCTGTTCCACCGGGGGGCCGGCGGCGCCGACATCCGCCGCCGGTACGGGCTGGCCGACCGGCCGGTGGCGGTGTGCGTGTCCCGGCTGGTGCCGCGCAAGGGCCAGGACACGTTGATCCGCGCCTGGCCGGCGGTGCTGCGCCGGGTGCCGGAGGCGGCGCTGCTGCTGGTCGGCGGAGGCCCCTACCGGCCGGAACTGCAGCGGCTGGCCGAACGGTGCGGCGTGGCCGGCTCGGTGGTCTTCACCGGCAGTGTCCCCTGGGAGGAGCTGCCCGCCCACTACGACGCCGGCGATGTGTTCGCGATGCCGTGCCGGACGCGGCGGCGCGGCCTGGACGTCGAAGGGCTGGGCATCGTCTACCTGGAGGCGTCGGCCACCGGGCTGCCGGTGGTGGCGGGGAACTCCGGCGGCGCCCCGGATGCGGTGCTGGACGGCGAGACCGGCGTGGTGGTCGACGGCCGTTCGGTGCCCGCCGTGGCCGAGGCGGTCGGCGACCTGCTGGCCGACCCCGAACGGGCCCGCAAGATGGGCGAGCAGGGCCGGGCCTGGGTGGAACGCGAGTGGCGCTGGGAGGTCCAGGCCGCGCGCCTGGGCGAGCTGCTCGCCTGA